Proteins found in one Planctomycetaceae bacterium genomic segment:
- a CDS encoding LamG-like jellyroll fold domain-containing protein yields the protein MNNPFQDALHLWHMNDVRPAAGGLSLEPHGEVELGVELSGQERAESLARGGDGRAARLRGGSLSLAGEAPLQLGKSAFAVAIRMKDVDGTWLHPILGSDGGDGAVSLSLRALDGRTMPMSDRNLFGVRSTIYAWMFKPGLPRSIDGCQSLLEVVWGADEVNAPRRDIQLRFPERDYPLLEDIQNAVMKICCPVQRIGARDWHDIVVCFTGPKLLLYVDGVLVDEEYPIGATRDSTQPFRIGAGLAGQNILVDHVAVWDRALSADEVAAISGGPQTVSQRELEILGPPAKSMQYFRPRGHNSKAGDCIPFWHDGTFHLFYLILRRNMHSKWDGGHGGLEIWQATTTDLKTWTHHPVTIPISEQWEAWNGTGGVAVHEGVYHWYYPCPCYDKKWPHHGIQLATSTDGIHFTKQQPHPFLGGGDCEVYADAAGTYHLIRYGERTDKTIRLDRLTSTDLRTWTPAAEPFIETDARYCIEMCPNLFKMGDWYYFMGGLNWWRSRGEFGPWEEHHPRSLDNMSVPKVARFGEGRYIYAGFLDDGGWGGNLILRELVQNSEGILGVTFVPELIPPCGDDLPVQPALTLKAADQRAEAVIPNIAGGARITMKIAPQPGIKKFGLRLRGGAQADDGCELSFDPINRTAIYSAIVDSAGTNWGTPGIHEVAGLDKPFEVDIICRNDIIDAELTRFRTVTTRFWNPSADRVRLFAEGGEVTFSDIRIRPLLQ from the coding sequence ATGAACAATCCGTTTCAGGATGCCTTGCACCTCTGGCACATGAACGATGTACGCCCTGCCGCGGGCGGCCTCTCACTTGAGCCGCATGGCGAGGTCGAGCTGGGCGTGGAGCTCTCCGGTCAGGAGCGCGCCGAGTCGCTGGCCCGCGGCGGCGACGGCCGGGCGGCGCGCCTGCGCGGCGGATCATTGTCGCTGGCAGGCGAGGCGCCGCTGCAGCTTGGCAAATCCGCCTTTGCCGTGGCGATTCGCATGAAGGATGTGGACGGGACCTGGCTGCATCCGATCCTGGGCAGCGACGGCGGCGACGGGGCAGTGAGCCTGTCGCTGCGGGCCCTTGACGGCCGAACGATGCCCATGAGCGACCGCAACCTCTTCGGCGTGCGCAGCACGATCTACGCCTGGATGTTCAAGCCGGGCCTGCCTCGCTCGATCGACGGCTGTCAGTCGCTGCTGGAGGTTGTCTGGGGCGCCGACGAGGTCAACGCTCCGCGGCGCGACATCCAGTTGCGGTTTCCCGAGCGAGACTATCCGCTGCTGGAGGACATCCAGAACGCCGTGATGAAGATCTGCTGCCCGGTGCAGAGGATCGGCGCGAGAGACTGGCACGACATCGTGGTGTGCTTTACCGGGCCCAAGCTGCTGTTGTATGTCGATGGCGTGCTGGTGGACGAGGAGTACCCCATCGGCGCCACGCGAGACAGCACGCAGCCGTTCCGGATCGGCGCCGGCCTGGCGGGGCAGAACATCCTGGTCGATCACGTGGCCGTGTGGGACCGGGCGCTATCGGCCGACGAGGTGGCGGCGATCTCCGGCGGTCCGCAGACGGTCTCGCAGCGCGAACTGGAGATCCTGGGCCCGCCGGCAAAGAGCATGCAGTATTTTCGCCCGCGCGGGCACAACAGCAAGGCCGGCGACTGCATCCCCTTCTGGCACGACGGCACGTTCCACCTGTTCTATCTGATCCTGCGCCGCAACATGCACAGCAAGTGGGACGGCGGCCACGGCGGGCTGGAGATCTGGCAGGCGACGACAACGGACCTCAAGACCTGGACGCACCATCCGGTGACGATCCCCATCAGCGAGCAGTGGGAGGCCTGGAACGGCACCGGCGGCGTGGCGGTGCATGAGGGCGTGTACCACTGGTACTATCCCTGCCCGTGCTACGACAAGAAGTGGCCCCATCACGGTATCCAGCTCGCCACCAGCACTGATGGAATCCACTTCACCAAGCAGCAGCCTCACCCGTTCCTGGGCGGCGGCGACTGCGAGGTCTATGCCGATGCGGCAGGCACATATCACCTCATCCGCTACGGCGAGCGGACAGACAAAACCATCCGCCTCGACCGCCTGACCTCGACGGACCTGCGCACCTGGACGCCGGCGGCAGAGCCGTTCATCGAGACCGACGCGCGTTACTGCATCGAGATGTGCCCCAACCTCTTCAAGATGGGCGACTGGTACTACTTCATGGGCGGGCTGAACTGGTGGCGCAGCCGCGGGGAGTTTGGCCCGTGGGAGGAGCACCACCCGCGGAGCTTGGACAACATGAGCGTGCCCAAGGTCGCCCGCTTCGGCGAGGGGCGCTACATCTACGCCGGCTTCCTCGACGATGGCGGCTGGGGCGGCAACCTGATCCTGCGCGAGCTGGTGCAGAACAGCGAGGGCATTCTCGGCGTGACGTTCGTCCCCGAGCTGATCCCGCCCTGCGGCGACGACCTTCCTGTGCAGCCCGCGCTGACGCTCAAGGCCGCCGATCAGCGCGCCGAGGCCGTCATCCCCAACATCGCCGGCGGTGCGCGCATCACGATGAAGATCGCGCCGCAACCGGGGATCAAAAAGTTCGGCCTGCGCCTGCGAGGCGGGGCTCAAGCCGACGACGGCTGCGAGTTGTCCTTTGATCCCATCAATCGCACGGCAATCTATTCAGCCATCGTCGACAGCGCCGGCACGAACTGGGGCACGCCGGGCATCCATGAAGTGGCCGGTCTCGACAAGCCCTTCGAGGTCGACATCATCTGCCGCAACGACATCATCGACGCGGAGCTGACGCGATTTCGCACTGTCACCACGCGGTTCTGGAATCCATCAGCCGACCGCGTGCGGCTCTTCGCCGAAGGCGGCGAGGTGACCTTCAGCGACATCCGCATTCGACCGCTGCTGCAGTAG
- a CDS encoding trehalase family glycosidase yields MPRTLSPQFKTFTADLARGWNTWNTRSVTSHVLMPSGLAINLGLKEIDEAQHLDEILIGRQGALEEQVTVGPRTYDGRYTELKLDWRGVTLTIQTALDGQDWVALARASTTQANAPLLIANAGVMFNRPGCASREGETLRLQAGDLEVRVHATAPHVDDPYTRCTGPYLALKLDAPVGLSTGRPRTLAEIEAVIAGARAAQLKSFEKWGELAAQYEAMQSILAWNTIYDPQTDRVSTQVSRLWNTWCWGGWILFEWDTYFAAAMAGVDNEALACANAIAITQEVTENGFVPNAAAGRGYVCRDHSEPPVGAITVRDLYARWGNRWLLEETYPGLLSWNRWWAAKRDTDGYLCLGSTPFEPVLNIPLETGNVGKAAGAILESGLDTSPMYDDVPYDEQRHQLKLADAGLMGLYVADCDALAEIARAMGRTDDAAELRTRGEKYRLKLQDLWDDQRGLFYNLRLDTREFSRRISPTNFYPLLARAASPEQADRMINEHFYNPTEFWGTWILPSISRDDARYKEQHHWRGRIWAPMNWLVYLGLRNYDTPAARRARADLVERSTALLMKEWNEKRHVHENYNANTGEGCDHYMSDRFYHWGALLALMALKESGRT; encoded by the coding sequence ATGCCTCGGACGCTCTCGCCGCAGTTTAAGACATTTACCGCCGACCTGGCGCGCGGGTGGAACACCTGGAACACGCGCAGCGTCACCTCGCACGTGCTGATGCCCTCGGGCCTGGCGATCAACCTCGGCCTCAAGGAGATCGACGAGGCCCAGCACCTCGACGAGATCCTCATCGGCCGACAGGGCGCCCTCGAGGAGCAGGTGACGGTGGGGCCGCGGACGTATGACGGCCGCTACACCGAACTGAAACTCGACTGGCGCGGCGTCACGCTGACGATCCAGACGGCGTTGGACGGCCAGGACTGGGTGGCGCTGGCCCGCGCGAGCACCACGCAGGCCAACGCACCGCTGTTGATCGCCAACGCCGGCGTGATGTTCAATCGCCCCGGCTGCGCCTCGCGCGAGGGCGAAACCCTTCGCCTGCAGGCAGGCGATCTGGAGGTCCGCGTCCATGCCACCGCCCCGCACGTGGACGACCCGTACACCAGATGCACCGGCCCGTACCTGGCCCTGAAGCTCGACGCGCCGGTGGGGCTCTCGACAGGCCGCCCCCGCACGCTGGCCGAAATCGAGGCGGTCATCGCCGGCGCCCGCGCCGCGCAACTCAAGAGCTTTGAAAAGTGGGGCGAACTGGCCGCGCAGTACGAGGCCATGCAGAGCATCCTGGCCTGGAACACCATCTACGATCCGCAGACCGACCGCGTCAGCACGCAGGTCAGCCGCCTGTGGAACACCTGGTGCTGGGGCGGGTGGATCCTGTTCGAGTGGGACACGTACTTCGCCGCGGCGATGGCCGGGGTCGACAACGAGGCGCTGGCCTGCGCCAACGCCATCGCCATCACGCAGGAAGTCACCGAGAACGGCTTTGTGCCCAACGCCGCCGCCGGGCGCGGGTATGTCTGCCGCGACCACTCCGAGCCCCCCGTGGGCGCCATTACCGTGCGCGACCTGTACGCCCGCTGGGGCAACCGATGGCTGCTGGAGGAAACATACCCGGGCCTGCTGTCGTGGAACCGCTGGTGGGCCGCCAAGCGCGACACCGACGGATATCTGTGCCTGGGCTCGACGCCCTTTGAGCCCGTGCTCAATATCCCCCTCGAGACCGGCAACGTCGGAAAGGCCGCCGGGGCGATCCTCGAAAGCGGCCTGGACACCTCCCCCATGTACGACGACGTGCCCTACGACGAGCAGCGTCACCAGCTCAAGCTTGCCGACGCCGGTCTCATGGGCCTCTACGTGGCCGACTGCGACGCCCTGGCCGAGATCGCCCGGGCGATGGGCCGAACCGACGACGCCGCCGAACTGCGCACCCGAGGCGAAAAGTACCGCCTCAAGCTCCAGGACCTCTGGGACGACCAGCGCGGCCTGTTCTACAATCTCCGCCTGGACACGCGCGAGTTCTCTCGCCGCATCTCGCCGACGAACTTTTACCCGCTGCTGGCCCGGGCGGCCTCGCCCGAACAGGCCGACCGCATGATCAACGAGCACTTCTACAACCCCACCGAGTTCTGGGGAACGTGGATCCTGCCCTCGATCTCGCGCGACGACGCGCGATACAAGGAGCAGCACCACTGGCGCGGCCGCATCTGGGCGCCGATGAACTGGCTGGTCTACCTGGGCTTGCGGAACTACGACACCCCCGCCGCCCGCCGCGCCCGGGCCGACCTGGTCGAGCGTTCAACCGCACTGCTGATGAAAGAGTGGAACGAAAAGCGCCACGTACACGAGAACTACAACGCCAACACCGGCGAAGGCTGCGACCACTACATGTCCGATCGCTTCTACCACTGGGGCGCCCTGCTGGCCCTGATGGCCCTGAAGGAAAGTGGCCGAACGTAG
- a CDS encoding Gfo/Idh/MocA family oxidoreductase produces MLRIAIIGTGGMAHTHAAAFKAIEGVAVTACCDVDRPRAEAFAARHDIAAVYSDHREMLDRETLDGVSNVTPDSQHAAVSLAVIERGVNILCEKPLATSLEDARRMTLAAAARGVVNMVNFSYRNSCGLQAAAAAVKSGVIGSLRHIESSYLQSWLAQSAWGDWRVSPGLTWRLSSAHGSAGVLGDLGCHIYDLTSLLAGQDIVEIFCRLATFDKGVEGNRLGEYVLDANDSFVANIALAGGAVGTVHSSRWACGHHNSLRCRLYGDAGAIEVDLDGGYDHYRICRGKTALESATWDVVSCDPTPSNYQRFIQSIRTGVNDPSDFANGARVQACLHWSMESDRLGRPVKIVGGS; encoded by the coding sequence ATGCTGAGAATCGCCATTATCGGGACCGGCGGCATGGCCCACACGCATGCCGCGGCTTTCAAAGCGATCGAGGGCGTGGCGGTGACGGCCTGCTGCGACGTCGACCGCCCGCGGGCCGAGGCGTTCGCGGCCCGGCACGACATCGCCGCGGTCTACAGCGATCACCGGGAGATGCTCGATCGCGAAACCCTCGACGGAGTGTCCAATGTCACGCCCGACTCCCAGCACGCGGCGGTCTCTCTGGCAGTGATCGAGCGGGGCGTGAATATCCTGTGCGAAAAACCGCTGGCAACGTCCCTGGAGGACGCGCGCCGGATGACGCTGGCGGCCGCCGCCCGGGGCGTCGTCAACATGGTCAACTTCAGTTACCGCAACTCGTGCGGTCTGCAGGCGGCGGCGGCTGCGGTCAAGTCCGGGGTCATCGGCTCGCTTCGCCACATCGAGTCGAGCTACCTGCAGAGTTGGCTGGCGCAGAGCGCCTGGGGCGACTGGCGCGTCTCCCCAGGATTGACGTGGCGGCTCTCGAGCGCCCACGGCAGCGCCGGGGTGCTGGGCGACCTGGGCTGTCATATCTACGACCTGACGAGCCTGCTGGCGGGGCAGGATATCGTCGAGATCTTCTGCCGCCTGGCGACTTTCGACAAGGGCGTCGAGGGCAACCGCCTGGGCGAGTACGTGCTCGATGCCAACGACAGCTTCGTGGCCAACATCGCTTTGGCCGGCGGGGCGGTCGGAACGGTACACTCCAGCCGCTGGGCCTGCGGGCACCACAACAGCCTGCGATGCCGCCTCTACGGCGACGCCGGGGCGATCGAAGTGGATCTTGACGGCGGCTACGATCATTACAGGATCTGCCGCGGCAAAACCGCCCTGGAGTCCGCGACGTGGGACGTGGTCTCGTGCGACCCGACGCCCAGCAACTATCAACGGTTCATCCAATCGATCCGCACCGGCGTCAACGACCCCAGCGACTTCGCCAACGGCGCCAGGGTGCAGGCCTGCCTGCACTGGAGCATGGAGTCTGACCGGCTTGGCAGGCCCGTGAAGATCGTTGGCGGTTCATGA
- a CDS encoding DUF1232 domain-containing protein, with product MSAQPIKKVNRVRTAARTLMRELAVYRLAMKHPRTPRAARWLLWAALAYAASPIDLIPDFIPVIGHLDDVLIVPALVMLALKLIPKEVMVHCREQVRCDESTR from the coding sequence GTGAGCGCCCAACCCATCAAGAAGGTGAATCGCGTTCGGACGGCCGCCCGCACGCTCATGCGCGAGCTGGCAGTCTATCGCCTGGCGATGAAGCACCCGCGCACGCCGCGGGCGGCGCGGTGGCTGTTGTGGGCGGCGCTGGCGTATGCGGCCAGCCCGATCGACCTGATCCCCGACTTCATTCCGGTGATCGGCCACCTGGACGACGTGCTGATCGTGCCGGCGTTGGTGATGCTGGCACTGAAGCTGATCCCCAAGGAAGTGATGGTCCACTGCCGTGAACAAGTCAGATGCGATGAAAGTACCCGCTGA
- a CDS encoding uroporphyrinogen decarboxylase family protein, which produces MQTQTYRGLAMPSKPDWPALVDNLARKGTPRRAHHMELFHDGEIETAIVDRFDLAPKNIARDHADFGRWRHINFHRFLGFDYVNVGLAYAGPALNWQLTQDTADRPHANGRGYLDEHRGPIATWEDFEKFPWPDPNVPGATAELEWCQKNLPDDMCITGMVGGHFAEYQTWLLGYESLCYALYDKRDLVAAIEQKLRDIFRSVTRQVLQFDRVKIAFASDDMGFKTQPLIGPDDVREFWLPGHKELAAMAHAAGRPYLLHACGNLSSIIDDLIDDVKIDAKHSFEDTIEDVRQVKHTYGRRTAMIGGIDVDFLCRAGEAAIRQRVRETLDICQQGGGYCLGSGNSVANYIPVENYLAMVDEGRLWGA; this is translated from the coding sequence ATGCAGACGCAGACGTACCGCGGCCTGGCGATGCCGTCCAAGCCCGACTGGCCGGCGCTGGTCGACAATCTTGCTCGCAAAGGCACGCCGCGACGCGCCCACCACATGGAACTGTTTCACGACGGCGAGATCGAGACGGCCATCGTCGACCGCTTCGACCTGGCGCCCAAGAACATCGCTCGCGACCACGCCGACTTCGGCCGCTGGCGCCATATCAACTTCCACCGCTTCCTGGGCTTCGACTACGTCAACGTCGGCCTGGCGTACGCCGGACCGGCGCTGAACTGGCAGCTCACGCAGGACACGGCAGACCGCCCGCACGCCAACGGGCGCGGCTATCTCGACGAGCACCGCGGGCCCATCGCCACGTGGGAAGACTTCGAGAAGTTCCCCTGGCCGGACCCCAACGTGCCCGGGGCCACCGCCGAGCTGGAGTGGTGTCAGAAGAACCTGCCCGACGACATGTGCATCACCGGCATGGTCGGCGGTCACTTTGCCGAGTATCAGACGTGGCTGCTGGGCTACGAGTCGCTCTGCTACGCCCTCTACGACAAGCGCGACCTGGTCGCGGCCATCGAGCAGAAGCTGCGCGACATCTTCCGCAGCGTGACGCGGCAGGTGCTGCAGTTCGACCGCGTGAAGATCGCCTTCGCCAGCGACGACATGGGCTTCAAGACCCAGCCGCTCATCGGTCCCGACGACGTCCGCGAGTTCTGGCTGCCCGGGCACAAGGAACTGGCCGCGATGGCCCACGCCGCCGGGCGACCGTACCTGCTCCACGCCTGCGGCAACCTCAGCTCGATCATCGACGACCTGATCGACGACGTGAAGATCGACGCCAAGCACAGCTTCGAGGACACCATCGAGGACGTGCGGCAGGTGAAGCACACGTACGGCCGCCGGACGGCGATGATTGGCGGGATCGACGTGGACTTTCTCTGCCGCGCCGGCGAGGCGGCTATCCGCCAGCGCGTGCGGGAGACGCTGGACATCTGCCAACAAGGCGGCGGCTACTGCCTGGGCAGCGGCAACAGCGTGGCCAACTACATCCCCGTCGAGAACTACCTGGCGATGGTCGACGAAGGCCGCCTCTGGGGCGCGTGA
- a CDS encoding DUF4339 domain-containing protein — protein sequence MEPTLPAEQWYCNIMGHQGGPYTLETLRAMIAQGRLDRSHFVWRVGMEQWACAGTVTELFPEGGPPPLPYPAYRPGPPVGIWRKGRTLIVHRNAQLPQRCMKTNSPEAVMVGRTFIWYNRWLLLTLLAGLLVGAIVVAILQKKASLAIGLTRKFVLRRRLAIAAGWLSLVPLIGGPVLAGIKENGFYALGGLVAFLACVIYAAAASPIVRPVRIDDYYVHLKGCCDEYLATFPEAPAGL from the coding sequence ATGGAACCCACGCTTCCGGCGGAGCAATGGTACTGCAATATCATGGGTCACCAGGGCGGGCCTTACACGCTGGAGACCCTGCGGGCGATGATCGCCCAGGGGCGGCTGGACAGGTCGCACTTCGTCTGGCGGGTGGGGATGGAGCAGTGGGCCTGCGCCGGCACCGTCACCGAGCTGTTCCCTGAGGGCGGGCCGCCGCCGCTGCCGTATCCGGCGTATCGTCCGGGCCCGCCGGTGGGAATCTGGCGCAAGGGGCGAACCCTCATCGTCCACCGCAACGCCCAACTGCCCCAGCGCTGCATGAAGACCAACAGCCCCGAGGCCGTCATGGTCGGGCGGACCTTCATCTGGTACAACCGCTGGCTGCTGTTGACGCTTTTGGCGGGGCTTCTGGTCGGGGCCATCGTCGTGGCGATCCTGCAGAAGAAGGCATCGCTGGCGATTGGCCTGACGCGCAAGTTTGTCCTCCGCCGGCGACTGGCCATCGCCGCCGGCTGGCTGAGCCTCGTGCCGCTGATCGGCGGACCGGTATTGGCCGGGATCAAAGAGAACGGCTTCTATGCCTTGGGCGGGCTGGTCGCGTTTCTGGCCTGCGTCATATATGCAGCCGCGGCGTCGCCGATCGTCAGGCCCGTCCGGATCGACGACTACTACGTGCATCTCAAGGGCTGCTGCGATGAATACCTGGCGACCTTTCCGGAGGCGCCGGCGGGTTTGTGA
- a CDS encoding DNA methyltransferase: protein MKRALPSRKVRFLFAVRRLDVYDPFMISRRIMPGQIRDAIVDYLAQHCGEASLAEIHTAVNRRLGEEVAGSSVRSYLNLNTATLFDRIKPGTYCLRPPAAKISAPTGAPMAAALEFGRVRLHHGNCFDWLASRDAQSIEAVVTDPPYGLVEYSQKEQQKLRSGQGGVWRIPPSFDGHQRSPLPRFTTLRQDDLDALVVFFSQWARLLMPVLVPGAHVVVATNPLLSHLLSAALASAGLERRGEIIRLVMTMRGGDRPKNAHLEFPHVSVMPRSMYEPWVVFRKPLEGRVQDNLRRWKTGGFRRPDEGKPFADVIASCPTRRGERAIAPHPSLKPQAFLRQIVRAVLPLQEGTVLDPFAGSGSTLAAAEAVGYSAIGVEMDESYIEMAKTAVPALSRLR from the coding sequence ATGAAAAGAGCCCTTCCATCAAGAAAAGTTCGTTTTTTGTTTGCAGTGCGACGTCTGGACGTCTATGATCCTTTCATGATCAGCCGAAGAATAATGCCCGGCCAAATCCGCGATGCCATCGTTGATTATCTCGCTCAGCACTGTGGTGAGGCTTCACTGGCGGAAATACATACTGCCGTGAACCGAAGGCTGGGGGAAGAGGTTGCCGGTTCGTCCGTGCGAAGCTATCTGAATCTCAATACCGCCACCTTGTTCGATCGCATCAAGCCGGGAACGTATTGCCTGAGACCTCCTGCCGCCAAAATCTCCGCGCCAACTGGTGCGCCCATGGCGGCAGCCTTGGAGTTTGGACGTGTCCGTCTGCACCATGGCAATTGTTTCGACTGGCTGGCCTCGCGCGATGCACAGAGCATTGAGGCTGTCGTGACGGATCCGCCCTATGGACTGGTAGAGTATTCGCAGAAGGAGCAGCAGAAGCTCCGCTCCGGTCAGGGCGGCGTGTGGCGCATACCGCCGTCGTTTGACGGACACCAGCGGTCCCCCCTGCCTCGGTTCACGACGCTCCGTCAAGACGATCTGGACGCACTGGTGGTATTCTTCTCCCAATGGGCGCGGCTGCTGATGCCGGTTCTCGTCCCAGGCGCCCACGTGGTGGTGGCCACCAATCCGCTGCTTTCACATCTTCTCTCCGCCGCATTGGCCAGCGCCGGCCTGGAACGGCGGGGTGAGATCATCCGTCTGGTAATGACCATGCGAGGAGGCGACCGCCCAAAGAACGCGCACCTGGAGTTTCCGCATGTCAGCGTGATGCCGCGCTCCATGTATGAACCCTGGGTTGTCTTCCGCAAACCTCTCGAGGGGCGAGTGCAGGACAATCTTCGCCGATGGAAAACGGGCGGGTTTCGCCGTCCCGATGAAGGCAAACCATTTGCTGACGTCATCGCCTCATGTCCGACGCGCCGCGGCGAAAGGGCCATCGCGCCCCACCCCAGCTTGAAGCCCCAGGCGTTCTTGCGACAGATCGTGCGGGCGGTCCTGCCGTTGCAGGAAGGAACGGTGCTCGACCCCTTCGCGGGATCCGGTTCCACTCTCGCCGCCGCTGAAGCAGTGGGCTATAGCGCTATTGGCGTGGAAATGGACGAGAGCTATATTGAAATGGCCAAAACTGCGGTGCCGGCTTTGTCTAGACTTCGCTGA
- a CDS encoding acyl carrier protein yields the protein MNQAEVFEKVKATLVDALGVEEDEVTPEATLTEDLGAESIDFLDIVFRIEKAFSITIPRGELFPDNVLNNPDFVQDGKLTTSGLQRLKDRMPHADFTDFEKDPDINNMSKLFRVQTIVNYVMTKV from the coding sequence ATGAACCAGGCAGAAGTTTTCGAAAAAGTGAAGGCGACGCTGGTCGATGCGTTGGGCGTCGAAGAAGATGAAGTTACGCCCGAGGCCACGCTGACCGAAGATCTCGGCGCCGAGTCCATCGACTTCCTCGACATCGTGTTCCGCATCGAGAAGGCTTTCAGCATCACCATCCCCCGCGGCGAGCTGTTCCCCGACAACGTGCTCAACAATCCCGACTTCGTGCAGGACGGCAAGCTGACCACCAGCGGTCTGCAGCGGCTCAAAGACCGCATGCCGCACGCCGACTTCACGGATTTTGAGAAGGATCCCGACATCAACAACATGTCAAAGCTGTTCCGCGTACAGACGATCGTTAACTACGTCATGACGAAAGTTTAG
- a CDS encoding alpha helical protein, giving the protein MTMHAGDTTKKDVDCICSDCDTMMHIDQGQEIPECPCGGTDFEEVEKAGVGSKKSSKSSRSSTDWDDTEE; this is encoded by the coding sequence ATGACCATGCATGCGGGCGATACAACCAAGAAGGACGTCGATTGCATTTGCTCCGATTGCGACACCATGATGCACATCGACCAGGGACAAGAGATTCCCGAATGCCCCTGCGGCGGAACGGACTTCGAAGAAGTTGAGAAGGCCGGCGTGGGCTCAAAGAAGAGCAGCAAGAGCAGCCGCAGCAGCACGGACTGGGACGATACCGAGGAGTAA
- a CDS encoding glutamine--tRNA ligase/YqeY domain fusion protein translates to MTTNENAAPLDFIRQIVTDDLKTDKWGGRVITRFPPEPNGYLHIGHAKSICLNFGVAAEFGGRCHLRFDDTNPVKEEQEYIDSIIADVKWLGWDWGEHLYYASDYFEQMYDCAVQLIKKGKAYVDDQTADEIRQTRGTLTQPGKNSPFRGRSVEENLDLFTRMRAGEFADGKRVLRAKIDMASPNLNLRDPVMYRILHASHPHAGDKWCIYPMYDWAHGIEDSIERITHSICTLEFENHRPLYDWFLDELGVYHPQQIEFARLNLTYTVMSKRLLLRLVKEGHVSGWDDPRMPTISGMRRRGYSSAAIRNFAKVIGVAKYNTTVDFALLEHCLREDLNKTSPRVMAVLHPVKVIIDNYPADQSEELDAVNNPEDAAAGSRKVPFGRELYIEADDFMETPPHKFHRLSPGREVRLRYAYFVTCTSVEKDAAGNVTAVHCTYDPATRGGDSPDGRKVKGTIHWVSAAHAVKAQVRLYDHLFSKADPADVPEGHDFTENMSPNSLTVLEECFVEPSLAAAAPLERFQFERLGYFCVDADSAAGKLVFNRTVTLKDTWSKIQQKEGA, encoded by the coding sequence ATGACTACCAACGAGAACGCTGCACCGCTGGATTTCATCCGCCAGATCGTTACCGACGACCTGAAGACCGACAAGTGGGGCGGGCGGGTGATCACCCGCTTTCCGCCTGAGCCCAACGGGTACCTGCACATCGGGCACGCCAAGAGCATCTGCCTGAACTTCGGCGTGGCGGCCGAGTTCGGCGGGCGCTGCCACCTGCGCTTCGACGACACCAACCCCGTCAAGGAAGAGCAGGAGTACATCGACTCGATTATCGCAGACGTCAAGTGGCTCGGCTGGGACTGGGGCGAGCACCTGTACTACGCCAGCGACTACTTCGAGCAGATGTACGACTGCGCCGTGCAACTGATCAAGAAGGGCAAGGCCTACGTCGACGACCAGACGGCCGACGAGATCCGCCAGACGCGCGGCACGCTGACGCAGCCGGGCAAAAACAGCCCGTTCCGAGGCCGCAGCGTCGAGGAGAACCTCGACCTCTTCACGCGCATGCGGGCCGGCGAGTTCGCCGACGGCAAGCGCGTGCTGCGGGCGAAGATCGACATGGCCAGCCCCAACCTGAACCTGCGCGACCCGGTGATGTACCGCATCCTTCACGCCAGCCACCCCCACGCCGGCGACAAGTGGTGCATCTATCCGATGTACGACTGGGCGCATGGGATCGAGGACTCCATCGAGCGCATCACGCACTCGATCTGCACGCTGGAGTTCGAGAACCACCGCCCGCTGTACGACTGGTTCCTGGACGAGCTGGGCGTGTACCATCCCCAGCAGATCGAGTTCGCGCGGCTGAACCTGACGTACACCGTCATGTCCAAGCGCCTGCTGCTGCGCCTGGTGAAGGAAGGGCACGTGTCGGGCTGGGACGACCCGCGCATGCCCACCATCAGCGGCATGCGGCGGCGCGGGTACTCGTCGGCAGCGATCCGAAACTTCGCCAAGGTCATCGGCGTGGCCAAGTACAACACCACCGTCGACTTCGCCCTGCTCGAGCACTGCCTGCGCGAAGACCTCAACAAGACCTCCCCGCGCGTGATGGCCGTCCTGCACCCGGTCAAGGTCATCATCGACAATTATCCCGCCGACCAGAGCGAAGAGCTCGACGCGGTGAACAATCCCGAAGACGCCGCCGCCGGATCGCGAAAGGTGCCCTTCGGCCGCGAGCTGTACATCGAGGCCGACGACTTCATGGAGACCCCGCCGCACAAGTTCCACCGCCTCTCGCCGGGGCGCGAGGTGCGCCTGCGATACGCGTACTTTGTCACATGCACCAGCGTCGAGAAAGACGCCGCCGGCAACGTCACGGCCGTCCATTGCACGTACGACCCCGCCACGCGCGGCGGCGACAGCCCTGACGGCCGCAAGGTCAAGGGAACCATCCACTGGGTTTCCGCCGCCCATGCCGTTAAGGCCCAGGTGCGCCTGTACGACCACCTCTTCAGCAAGGCCGACCCCGCCGATGTGCCCGAGGGACACGACTTCACCGAGAACATGAGCCCCAACTCCCTGACGGTGCTGGAGGAGTGTTTCGTCGAGCCGTCGCTGGCTGCCGCAGCGCCGCTGGAGCGGTTCCAGTTCGAGCGGTTGGGCTACTTCTGCGTCGACGCCGACAGCGCCGCCGGCAAGCTGGTCTTCAACCGCACCGTGACGCTCAAGGACACCTGGAGCAAGATCCAGCAGAAGGAAGGCGCCTGA